CGTCCGCCAGGCGGCGGTCCACTCAGGGCTGGCAGTTGCGGACGATGGCGATCGCAAGCCCGATCAGATTTTTTTCTCTGTCGGTGAGAAGGGAGACGCCGTGGGCGTCCCGGTAGTATTGCCGGAAGTCGGCGCGGCCGGTCATGTGTGCTCTCCTGTCATTTCCCGGCGGCGGCGCTCAGGCCCGGCCGGTGATGGAAAATCCCGCCCAGGTGGCGAGGACGCACCCGGCCACCGAGATAGCGATGTTGGCGGCCGCGGAGCCCCAGTGGCCGTTTTGAAACAGCTGGAAGGTTTCCAGACTGAATGCGGAAAAGGTGGTGAAGCCGCCGAGAACGCCGACGATCACAAGGTGGCGCGTGGGATCAGGCGCAAAGCCTCTCGTGAGGACCAGGGCGGCGATGAGTCCCATCACGAACGAGCCGATGACGTTGACCGATAGCGTTCCGAGCGGCCATGCCCCGCCGCTCCATCGTTGAACGGTGTTGGCCACGCCGTAGCGCAGGGCGCTTCCTGCGGCGCCTCCGAGCGCCACCCAGAGCCAGTTCGGCAAATCAATTTCTCCTTCGAAAAAACCTCCTTTCCGTCCGGAGGCAGGGTGTGATTTCCCTCTCTTTTTGACGCGAATACCGTGCAAATTGGCATTTTTTCACCAGATAGGCAAGCGAAAGGGATTCGTTTCACCCCTGTGCAGTAACCCACATCATCGAGGAATTCCGCCGGATGCCCGATATCTAAACAGGGGGAAGAAATCCCCCGGAACGCGCCGCTCGATTCGATATGGAGGTGACCGGCCATGTTGACGGCAATGGCAATGAGCAGGCTGGGGAAAAACCGGTGGGACCGAATACACAAGAAGACATGCGGGTTCCTGAGGCCGGTGGATATGGGGGGCTACACCTCCCTCGGCGGGAAAAATTATTCCGTGGAGAAGGCAATAAAGATCTACAAGGAAAAGAAGAAAAACCGCAAAGGCGACTATGGGAAATAACGGGCCGCAATAGAACGGCAGCGGACCTTGGGTACAACGAAAAGGGGTTTGTCATGTATCTTTCACCGAAACCCGGCCGCCGCAAGGGTACGACTTGGCTGCGGAGCAGGAAATTCTCGAACGAGTACAAGGCTTCGAAAGAGAACGAGCCGGCGCCTTCGAAAG
The genomic region above belongs to bacterium and contains:
- the crcB gene encoding fluoride efflux transporter CrcB, whose product is MPNWLWVALGGAAGSALRYGVANTVQRWSGGAWPLGTLSVNVIGSFVMGLIAALVLTRGFAPDPTRHLVIVGVLGGFTTFSAFSLETFQLFQNGHWGSAAANIAISVAGCVLATWAGFSITGRA